The Hydra vulgaris chromosome 14, alternate assembly HydraT2T_AEP genome includes the window CAAAAGCAGTTCTCCCATGATACTGTAACATAGTctttacataaactttaaataaaagaatgcaGTTTTAATGTCTAATGTCTGTTAAGTTTGAAAAAGTCTTTTGTAGATAAATATCCTCATCAATAGATTTTACTTTTGATGTTAGTcttgttaatgttaaaattctAGGAAGTTCAAAGTCTTCCCGAAGACTTTGAACTTCTTAGCATTACAACATTAACAGTACTCAAAGCTCTAATCATTGTTTTAACAGTGTACTTTTTATCTGTATCAGGTTCATCGCTCATTGATAAAAGTtgcttttgaataattttttttactgcttatctcatatgaatttaaaaatcgaACTGCAGCTTCATTATGCGACCATCTATTCAATATGGTAATTCTGTTCTAtgagaatgtttttattaaacatttgaCTCCAAAGTGAAAAGATTCAtactgaaaattattatttatttttttagaacaaacaaTGGAACACCTGTATCATAAACAAACTCTAACGATTGcatcaaaactttattttctgttttagtattaaatatatcaattccattaaatttatagttttctatGTTTGTTTTCAGATCATTAAAAGACTTTataacatcttttaaattataagcaGGCAACTCGTCAGGATGAACATTTCTAGTTTCTGCATGTGGTCTTGAAGTTGTTTTAGGACAACCAGATGGTTTATATATTAAGCTTCGTTTTACACACTTATTAACAGATGGAGGATCACATGGTCTTTCTTTGCCacaatcttttattaaaatgtttccAACAGACCACTGGCTTTCACAAACAACGGTGTCTTTCTTATCTGGTATTTTGTCTCTTGGTGAAACAGCGAATTACTATTTTCTTTCTTCTGGTGTTCGAGGAAgactaaaagttttttctttagagCTTTTATCATAATTGCCTTTGCAATTCGTGACACAGCATTTACGACCCATGTTTATAAgaaagtaaactaaaaatttaaaaattgactaAATAATTTAGCAAGCACTTTGAAATTATATTACAGAATAAATATTGGCAATTTAAAATGTTCGCCTCTAGTTTTTGACGTCATCCGCACGGTGACTAGGTGTGTTATAAAGTACGCCAtgatatacatacaaatataagtatgtgtgtgtgtgtgtgtgtgtatatatatatatatatatatatatatatatatatatatatatatatatatatatatatatatatatatatatatatatatatatatatatatatatatatatatatatatatatatgtatatatattttagggcCTTGCGTATCATCTTTTTTGGTATCGAATTGCATCGCGATTCAAAGCAGACATTGATTCGCAAATCGAATCAAATCATATATCAAATCatcatgtgtgtgtgtgtatatatatatatatatatatatatatatatatatatatatatatatatatatatatatatttatatatatatatatatatatatatataaatatgtatatatattttagggcCTTGCGTATCATCTTTTATGGTATCGAATTGCATCGCGATTTAAAGCAGACATTGATTCGCAAATCGAATCAAATCATATATCAAATCAGCATTTTGAGGATATCtatgttttagttaaactttgatTTCCCCGATGCGCTGATTAGACTCGTGATTCAATTTGATTTGCGATTTAATACCTGCTTCGAATCGTGATTTGATTCGACTAAACTAAAAAAGGTGATTCGCCTAgcctttaaattatatatacatatatatatatatatatatatatatatatatatatatatatatatatatatatatatatatatacatacatatatatatataaatatatatatatatatatatatttaatctaaaatatatatatatatatatatatttaatctaaagtatatatatatatatatatatatttaatctaaaatatatatatatatatatatttaatctaaaatatatatatatatttaatctaaaattttatatttattgttaaccaattatttttaattaatttttttagaatagttgaaaaacaattcagttttttccaatttttttggTTCGCATTCTACTTTTGCGGCAATCAAAAAACTTAGTCTTAAATGATATGTACTATGCATGTGCAGAGTTAGATGGAGAAGGATTCTCGATGAGGGAAATGCAAATTGCACTGAAAGTAATCGGCAATCATAAGGGAACGTTCCAGATAAAACTGACCGTATATCTAAGTACGATAAATACAATTGTTAAGCTATTGAGAACAAATTTATTGATTCTAACACACTCCCAACACAGTGccataagtaaaaaagtaaaacagttGCACACGTATTCTCTTTGCTTGATTGCAGACAGAATTGTTCAAGCTGAATATATTGGTGATCAAATAACTCACGCAACTGACTCTGCGACTCGAAAGCATGTTAGAACCGTTGCACCTTCTGGTTTACATATTAACCTaggattataatattttttgcctACATTAGCAATTGCTTCAGAAACTACAGAAAATATTGCAGGTGGcataaaaacaacattcaaAATGTTACAGGAAGCCTCAAAATACTCCTCAGAGAAACTCTACCAGAAGGTAGATGTTTATATGGCTGACAGTACTGTTCATAATATAGGATACCTAAAATCACAGCTGATATACTCGATAGAGAAATTCCTGCCGGTCAATTGTTTTGCACTTCACATACAGCATTAGCTTTTGACAGCTATTAACAAAgtcaaattgaaaatgaaataaatgtgaCCTTTCCAAAGGCTTTCTTTTAGATATATCTAATAACACTAGTAAGAAAACGTTATCATTAACCTTTCTATCATGGGTACTAAACTTGTTTGGTCggagttttattcaaaaaccaTGGACTTAtcataaagaatttaaaacgCTTTCCCAGCGTAAAAACAAagacatttttctttttgaattaaagatgTTGGATTTAAATGTCGAAATGTTCTTCTATAGTTTGCTTTCACTGGGATGACTTTAACCCTTTAACCGTCACCTAATTTTAGCGCACAATAGCCTCAGCGTCaggttaatttgaaaaaaaaaaaaattcttaaaaaattgcatttataagataaagtaaacaaaatagttaaaaaattataaaattacataaaactaGATCcatattaaatactaaatagacattactttaatataaaattaatgttttaatacaatGTGATATTTTTCAAAGCAAGGTGCAACACATAGTGCAACATCACATTTTGCACAAAAGTAACGTGAttcttttcttgttttgttttgtttattataacaaaCTACGCATCTTCTTGTAGCATTAACTTTTAGAGCAGTAGCAGGTATCATACTCGGGTAATGGTTAGACTCGGTAAGTCGGAATGGATTTCCTTCAAGTGTTGGACGTCCACCACGTCGATCAAAAGCAGACTCAACTTCATTTCcatattttaaagcaatttgctCTATTAGCTTTAGCCTAAAATAAAGAGCATCTAGTTTCCCATTTTTTTTGCTGTGAATGATATGTGCATTAAAAGAAGCCATGTTGACTAAATGACTAAAAGCctttttataccattttttaaCACGCTTTCTCTCTGTTGGGTACGATGTCATCATTGATCAGAACGATCTTCACCACCCATTAGCTGATTGTACTCGTGTATAACAGTTGGTATTTTTGCTTGAATGCCACGTCTAACTACAATCTTCTCTGTGTCTGGTATACATGCACTCATCATAAATACATCTCTTTTGTCTTTCCAATGTAGGAGAGAAATTCCTAATGTATTTTCATACTCTACAACTCTTTCTCCTCGCTTTAATTCAACTTTCGTTACTGATAGAGGCAAACCTTTACGATCTCTCCTAATAGTACCAATTAGATCAGTAGAGCGCTGTTTGAGAATTTTGCAGATTTCTATTGAAGTGTACCAAttatctatataaatacaatGGCCTTAATCTAACAACCCATCCAGAAGCGAAAGTATGATTTTAGATGCATGATAATCTTCGTCACGATTGTCTATTCCTAACGTGTCTGCTCCtgtataaataattacattCCAGATATATCCAGTAGCTGCATCACacaaaacaaatgatttttgtCCAAAACGTGCTCTTTTTGTTCGACTATACTGTTTCCAGCTTAGACGACCTTTCCACAAGAGCAGAGATTCATCAATCGAAATATCACGGCTATGATTTAGGAGAAGCTTGAAGCGTTCAATTAGACTAACTAGTACTGGTTGAATTTTTGCAGAGCGATTATAACTCTCCTCTAACTCTTGATTGTCAACAAAGTGGAGATACTTTTCAattagtaaaagtttattttgagaCATTAGGCGTCTAAATCCAGGTGTTGTGATTAGTAAGTTTTTAGAATAATACCAGTCATTTCTAGGTTTGTGTAACAAGCCACGGTATATTAGTACAGCTAAGTACATTCGAATGTTACTAGGTGTTGTGTCTACCCATTTGGAAAGACGTAATGTCTTAGAGTGAAGTTTACCTATATTACTTTGATCTGCATATTTGTTTGTCATTTTGACTATCATATCTATAAGTTCATTAGTGAATAAGAGTTCAAAAGTCTCCAGAGGGTCATCTGATGTTACAGACTCGTGGACACCTGGCTCACTATGAAATATTTGCCTACACATACCTGATACAGGTTTACATTTTGTCCAACATAAATTAtccataacttttatttttcttgtagtCATTCgctgtctttttttaattggaacAACAAAAGAAACAGGCTGGGTAACAATACTTTGATTATTTTCAGCAATTGACTTTTACATATCATCATCGCTGTCCTCTTCAGTGGAGATGTCTGTGCCATCTATAACATCATCAAAGTCACTACTACTACAGTCTGAAATTTCTTCGTCACTTTCAAGCATAAATCTAACAATATCTTCTGTTGAGTTCAGTTTCACAtcactagcttttttttttaaacttgccattttttaacagtgtttactaaaatttaaattaaatcagttaTACTCAATGAAAAATATCCATTATGAGCTTAAAATTTCCGTAGAAGAATGTTCTAGAATATATGACTGGTCTGACGGCTTCTATTTTAGTATTGTAAGTGTCACACTgcttcaaataaattttgcgTATATATACGTCAACGCCGTTTTTCGAAAGTTTTGTCATGACGTATATATTCGTCATTAACGGTTAAAGGGTTAAGGAGTTTTTAGACCAACATGAATATATCACAAATAAACTTGCTTGTTTAGTCCGAGATTCTatgaattttaattacattatagttactttagttttagtAGCAGCTTTTGGAACTCAAgtcattttactatttttttgtaaaaactaaagGTAAAGCCACGCATTCTAAACTGCAAATGTTCTTTATCAAGATGTATGCAAGCTTATCTAAAGATGTCATTAGTAAAcaattctttgatttttaaGAGCCATGTATTCAATGAGTATCAAAGAAACTTAATGAAAATCTCATTAAAGAAGGTTTTTGCTTAGAAGTTGTTGAACtcattttaaaagtagaaacaaaaaaagttttcaaaccTCCACACTTCCATAAGCTGCACCTTCCAATGTTTCGTTTTGatcacaaaaatctttttaaataactcttaGTTTCTTGCGTCTTAATTTCACCATACTTGTGCATTGTTTTCTGCTTTAAAAATGCACTTAGAGTCATTTGTAAGACAAAAGTAGATTGCAGCCTAATGTTGTTTCAAGCTTATCAAATGACATCTCTTAAAATTGCACTTCATTATTAAAGTATAGCACAGTTGATGCTACTTCGACACATAAAGCAGTTCTTAAATAAGTATATCTTTGAGACACCGCTTCCATATCAATTGGTTCAAGGATTCATTAGGTTTTTGTGTTTTACcgtgcaaacttttttttaaaacagtatcaCTTCTGAAGTCTATAaatattggttttataaaatcttGAACAGCAGCaggaaaaaagtattttcttcgtagattttttttccagttacTTTATGAGCCTGGAATTTGCACCAAGAATCCTTAATGCGCAAAAAATTTGATGGCGTGTTTGATTGTCATAACTTTCAGAACAGTGAAAAAGAACAGCtgctaaactttttttcattgcatACAAACTACCAGTGTTCCGTCTGATTGCTTTGCCATAGTAATTTTTCAATgtgttaataacattttctgTCAAACGACCTGCTCCTCCTAGTACTTTGCaattacttaaaatttctttgctgctttttttaagtttcttaaacGCGTGCCAACTCGTTTTTTAATATGACCAATGCACtctgcttttttaatttctacatTATGTCAATAAGGTTTAGCAACAACAACACTGGCATAAGAACTACTGTCTCTGTCACCAAGATATGTGGTAtaccttaaattatttttcttgtcaaaacgatgaaaaagttttaaaacactaCTTGTTTCCATAGCCGATGACGATCCAGTATGACTAATTTTACACTTTTAGTAATGTGATGACTGGAACTTTTTATATTCAACTGGATACATGTATTTTTGTAACTTCCATATTGAACATAATTTACatgtttttgtttctatttaaaAGTCAATATATTTACCACTTTATACTGAAATTGCAGAAACAACTACGTTATTCGAAGTAAAACCACACTTTTGCCATGAACCATCAAAGCCACTCAAAATGTCTTTTGATGTTTCACCTGCAGGGATTAATTCATCAACAGCATTTTTCATGTTCTGGTCaactaaattttgttaaacatcTAACAggttatttaaagttttattgaagCTTGTTTTGTTCATAGGTGGCTTCATATTCATTATTCCACAAAGTTTTTCTAACGACGATAACTATTTACCCATTTCACCAAAAGCTGCAATGAcaagtgttttaatatcaaatGGTTTTTGTCCAATCCATTTGCTTTTACTAGGCTCTTGTTGttctattgaatttttttacaaaatgtagcagatgaaaaaaactaagttttccaATTGCAActgttacatatttttaaaccaatgcTTAAACCATACTTTTTAGAGGaatcaaaaattaaagagaCATTATCTTCACACAAATTTGGGCATTTCAGTAGTGATATAACGTTTTCCAACAGACTAAAGttcataacaaagttaaaatctgtactttaaaaatcttgaaaatctCTGTcagcaatatttaatttttatttacgaaGCGGAATGTGTAACAGATTCAAGAATagacaaagtttttgtttcGGAAGATGGAATCTTTGTATATCTGTCTCTACgaaatattgcttttttattctGTATAATAATTGTTTTCTCTTTGATCCacccatattatttttattttaaaaagagatattatagcataaaaattatgttgGAATGTAGCTCGAAATAAAAAGCGAATTTCGTCTATAAAGGCATCATGCTAAACTAATTAACAAGAAATCGTTGCAGTCTACCACTTTGCACTTAAAAGAGTTgactaaataagttttttcgacttttttatagtttaacttgTTTCTGAAGCGCGTAACATCGGATTAAACAAAACGTTTCAaggtaaacataaaaaacattttataccgatacattataaacaagttttaacatgtgaagctttttttatttaattaaatcaactaaaaattgCGATGACTAATAttggttaaataataaaagtaaaaaaaaaatttatttttattgttgtactACCACCTTTAGGGGCTCATTACATGAGCTAAATTTAACCCGGGATGAAAATTCAGCTCGGTGCCAGGTTGAAAGTTGTTTCCTATTACATAGCTGTTTTCATCCCGCTGCAACTTTCAGTTTTCAAATTTCAACTTGGCCGggataacaaaaatttatgtaaaatgtcTATTcgtgaaaataatattttacaattcaTGTTGTTTATAATTCGATAGTGCAGTCTACTTACAGCACTTATATTGCAGCCTAATGGTTTAATAATTACTAACAAACTATTAGAAAACAAACGAAATATTGCCCTTGGTGCTTATTAATGCACACGAAAAAATAACTTGCAACGTAAGCAGAAACTTGCTAGGCAAAGACTTATGAACAGAAATCTAGAAGTTTATGGGTAGAAAAGGGGAGAACTGGTTTATGGTGGCAAAATATGATTAGACCTGGCGTCCCTGAAACTTGCTGGAAAAGAAATTTCCGAATGACAAAGGAGTGTTTCTTGGAGCTTGCTgctattattgatactgttataAGTCCTCAACCTAACTGTCCAAATTAtcgttttttaactaaacacaaaaaactagcaataaccatttattatttaaaagatactGGCTCCCTTTGGATGATAGCCCATGTTTTCGGCATTCATTAATGTACTgttttaaaaactgcaaaagTTGTATGTGATGCCATAAATAATATCTTTGGTCCTATATATTTACATCTACCTAAACACAAAGAGGATATGATGAAGTTAGTTTCACAGTTTGAAGTAAAGTTCGGCATGATGCAAGCCTTTGGATGCATTGATGGCACTCATGTCCAACTAAAACGTCTTATTAAAAACGGTCAAGACTACTTTTGTTCTaagcaatatttttcattaaatgtacAAGCGGTATGCGATTGTAAACgatattttattgatgttaAATGCAAATGGC containing:
- the LOC136090895 gene encoding piggyBac transposable element-derived protein 4-like, with the translated sequence MASLKKKASDVKLNSTEDIVRFMLESDEEISDCSSSDFDDVIDGTDISTEEDSDDDIQRMTTRKIKVMDNLCWTKCKPVSGMCRQIFHSEPGVHESVTSDDPLETFELLFTNELIDMIVKMTNKYADQSNIGKLHSKTLRLSKWVDTTPSNIRMYLAVLIYRGLLHKPRNDWYYSKNLLITTPGFRRLMSQNKLLLIEKYLHFVDNQELEESYNRSAKIQPVLVSLIERFKLLLNHSRDISIDESLLLWKGRLSWKQYSRTKRARFGQKSFVLCDAATGYIWNVIIYTGADTLGIDNRDEDYHASKIILSLLDGRDRKGLPLSVTKVELKRGERVVEYENTLGISLLHWKDKRDVFMMSACIPDTEKIVVRRGIQAKIPTVIHEYNQLMGGEDRSDQ